From Methylococcus capsulatus:
AGCTCCGGCACCACGTCGACCTTGCGCAACCCGGTGGCGGAAACCCAAATCAGCGCACAGGTCAGCGCCAGCTTGAGTCCGCGATGGCGCTGCACGAACCACAGCGCGGCCACCACACCGACGACGAGAGAAACGATCTCGACCCAGATCAAAGGCAGATGGTAGCGGAGTTCGATCAGACCAGGGCCGAAAAACAAGGGTTCGTGGGCGTCGACGTAGAGCAGCTCCTCCCGCTGCAGACGGTATCCCCAGGCCGCCACCACAGCAACCAGCAGCACCAGCAGATTCAAATGGATGCGGGCACCGCGAGGCCATGGCCGGCGGCGGGCCGGCGAGAATTCGTGCTCCACCCAGTAGAGCGCCGCCACCATGACGGCCAGCACACTGACACATACCAGCAATTCCGCTTGGATCAGGCCCAGAATCGGCAGCCGGAACATGTGAAAACCGGCGTCTTTCCCGAACACCGGCTCGGTGATGCCGGCATCGGGGGCGAAAAAGAACAGCAGGCCGGCCTCCCACTCTTGGTAGAACGGCAACGCGACCAGCACAGCCAGAAACACCGACAGCGGCAGATAAACCGGCAATGCCCCGGTCTGGAACATGCGCAGCCAGCGCCGGTAGCGCGACTCCTCCGACCCTGCGGCATAAATCGCCTGATCGACCCCCAGATACTGCGAAGCGGCCCAGAAATTCAGGAAAAAGATCAGGAAAAAGAAAAGAGTCACCCCGCCGGACAAAATGTAGCGGTACAGGACCCGCAGCCAGAAATAGGCGCCGAGGTCCAGCGACTTGAACCACCACCAGTCGACCAGGAAATGCGTGGCCGCCAGGACGATCGCCAGCAGCAGCCCCACCAAAACCACCATGACCACGGCTGCGGACATCAGCAGTCGTTTCCAGTTTCCCATATCGTCCTCGTTCGGTGTTTTGTTACTCGTATGGATGGGCTTACAGGGGGATGGAACGCAGGCGGCAGGCGCATGCTCCGGCGCGATCGGCCTTGTTCGCGCTGGCGTGCCAAGCCATTAGATGATACCCGACTACCCCGTAATCTGGTAGGCGAGAGCGGACGGTACAGAAGCCGGCATGCCGGGGTGGTGGATTTCGGCTATACTCACCGCGGCGGAAGCGATCACAAGCTTCCCGAAACCGCCAAAATGGCCGACAAACGCCTGCGGAATGGGGTTCCCCTGTTTGAACCGATATGCCCGACGCCTCACGCTGTGTGTCCTGGTACTGATCCAGGTATGGGCACCTCTGCTCCACGCCCATCCGGCCAACAGCGAACCCTGGGGCAAGTTCCATCTGCCCGGTCTCGAGTTTCTCGAGCGTCCCCAGGGGAAAGGATGGCATGCTCCGGATGCAGGAGCAGAGACGTCCCTGGTCGTTGCGATGCAAAGCGGCATTTTGGAGCCCTCGTGTGTCTCGTGCCCTTGCCGGATGGACGAACAGACGCCGGACCATCCTCCCGGCCCGCCCGATGCCCGTTTACCGACACCGGAGCCCCTGGCAGATCTTCCCCGCTCTCCATTTATCCTGCTGCCCTACGGCTTCCAGGCCGTCAAACCGCCCTCGGCACGCGCCCCGCCGACTCACGTCTGATCTTTGCGTCGCGGCTTCCCCGCGCGTAACGGCGCCTACCGACGATTCCCCGAAATCGAGACGGCGGGCATGCTGACACTATGAATCCGGTACTGCCGATGATCCTCCTTCATGGACTCCTCGGTGTTTTCCTCGCCATCGCCTCCGCTTCGGCCCGGGGCGAGGAAGACGCCATGACTGAGCCTGCCGGCCTGCTGCCTTTCGACGCCCGGCTCAGCCTCCACGGCGTGGTGCAAACCACTTTCGAGAACTATCCGCAAACGGCGATGGTCGACGCCATGCGCCTGGAAACCAACGCCTTGCAGCAGCGCAGTGACAGCTGGATTCCGGGCTACCCCATGGTCTATATCCAAAACAACCAGAACATTGCAGGCGATGGTGAAGGCATGACGCAATGGGGCTACCAGGTCCCCCTCTGGCGTTGGGGACAACGGGATGCGAGCCAGGCAGTCACCGATAGGGCCGCCGAAAGCACGGAACGGTTCGGGCTGGGCCTCAAACACGAGGTCGCCGGCCTGGTCCGGGAGAGCCTATGGAATCTCAAAATGATGCAAAACCGTCATCAGTTCGCCAGGACTGTGTACGAGGTGTCGCTGAAACTGGTCGAAACGGTCAAACGCCGTGTCGAGCTCGGCGATCTCGCCCAGGCCGACCTGCTGCTGGCCCAGAGCGACTCTTTGGAAAAGAAGACCTCGCTCACCCAGGCCGCCGTCGACCTGCAGCATGCCCACCAGGCTTTCGCGAACCTGACCCGAATGCAATCGGCACCTGAAAAATTCGATGAAGAACTCTCCAGGCTGACGGCCATCACCGAGGAACACCCCCAGCTGGCCGCCCTGAATGCCATGATCGAGCGTGCCCAGGCCGATGTGGAATTCGTCCGGCAATGGAAGCAAGGTACCCAGCCCACCGTCTTGATCGGCGCCCAGCATCGCGCCTTCGTCAACAAGAACCTGCAGAACGACACCAACGTGGTTCTCCAGATACCGATCGGGGGCGATGCCTATAACGAGCCCTTCGTCGCCCAGGCGAATTTGGTACTGACCCAGAAGATCACGGAACGCGACAACCTGATCCGCCTACTCCAGCGATCGCTCAAGCAGGCACAGCAAACCCTGGAGGCGGACCGCAAAGCGCTGGACATCGCCAGGAACCGGCGCGATATGGCCGAAACCCTGATCCGGATGAACCGGATCGCGCTTGAAACCGGCGAAATCCAGCTGATCGACTTTCTGCAGGTCCAGACT
This genomic window contains:
- a CDS encoding TolC family protein → MILLHGLLGVFLAIASASARGEEDAMTEPAGLLPFDARLSLHGVVQTTFENYPQTAMVDAMRLETNALQQRSDSWIPGYPMVYIQNNQNIAGDGEGMTQWGYQVPLWRWGQRDASQAVTDRAAESTERFGLGLKHEVAGLVRESLWNLKMMQNRHQFARTVYEVSLKLVETVKRRVELGDLAQADLLLAQSDSLEKKTSLTQAAVDLQHAHQAFANLTRMQSAPEKFDEELSRLTAITEEHPQLAALNAMIERAQADVEFVRQWKQGTQPTVLIGAQHRAFVNKNLQNDTNVVLQIPIGGDAYNEPFVAQANLVLTQKITERDNLIRLLQRSLKQAQQTLEADRKALDIARNRRDMAETLIRMNRIALETGEIQLIDFLQVQTTAQAAIWDAMQKEIQLKRDIAAYNQVVGVTP